The genomic interval TACATCTCCAGCTGCAGTTGTAATGCATACTAGACAGGATGCCTCATTCTTTCCTCTCCCGGAAGAGGCTCAGAACCAAACATCACGAGCGGTCAAAAATGATTTACCTAAATTTCCATCAACTACTCTGTCGCCAATAACAACCGCTCCAAAGAGAACTGTAACCGATGCCTCATATTTCTTCCTTGATCCATTCCCTACAGAGCCATTAGTCTCAATCAGCACTATTGATCCTATTTCTGAACAGGTAAACATTGGCAGAATACCTGACCCAACTGCCACCAGCACGAAGTTCGAAGCAACAGTATTATCTAACATTTCCTCGGGTATAATTGCGGGAAGCGATACCGGTACGCCTGCTCCCAGCAAAACTGGATTATTAGGTGTAAATCAGCAAACATCAACCGTTAAAAACATGAATGACTTGTCACTCATGATTGAACTTGGAAACAGCTACCTTGACGGAATTTGGAACAATTTTGTCAGCAAATCAACAACGGGTATGCCAATAAAAGAATCAGGTATGCAAGTGATTGAAAACAAAGTTCCTGGTGAACCTTTAGTCAAGTACGATATGACACCGTTCAAGACGAATGAGAACTGGGCAATATTCGACCCAACCTCATCGGAAAGCACAGTCAATTTTATCGAGTTCGGTCCGATCTTGGACGTCCCAATAGATCAACAAGTTTCATTCACCAGCAACACAGACATAAATTTGGCGAAGAGTTTTTCACCGACTAACGTTGCAGAACCAGTGACTATTGTTCGTTCAGTAGGATCACTGGTTTCGTCAAATATACAGCCTACACCGTCAAACGTATCTAGACCAGACGTACAGCAACCTGCACCGTCAAACGTACCTAGGCCAGGCGCACAGCAACCGGCACCGTCAAACGTACCTAGGCCAGGCGCACAGCAACCGGCACCGTCAAACGTACCTAGGCCAGGCGTACAGCAACCGGCACCGTCAAACGTACCTAGGCCAGACGTACAGCAACCTACACAGCAAAACGTGCCTAGGCCAGAGATACAGCAACAAAAACAAAGTGATGGGCCAAAGACGTTCGAAAGTGTCCCCAAGCGGCTTAATGATGAAAACAAAGCAGCATTTGCATCGGAAGGTATCGTTGAACAGAGTTCCGTTCGACGTGGGATGAATTATGAAGCTCCTTTTATCGGTATAGATCCAATATCTGTTTCCACGCAAAGCCGAGATGCGCCATTGTTTGCGAGTTATGTTAACAATCAACATTCCGTAGATCTGCCTCCACCTCCAATATTTAACATTCAAAGCAACCATAATTGAAGAGACTTTTTGCCATTTTGTACATAAACACAGGAAACTGTATTCGGGTATATAATTTCAATTGATTATATCCATTTTCGTTTAATATCTGATcagaaaatatgtattgtttctttaacattataataatatacagtataatattgattaaaaataataGCAGTCATAACGTGTACCTTTCTCGAGTGTGTATATATTTCTGTGATAGTTCATAAAccatgtttaaatgtattttcatgaTCTATTAATTATttggtgtatatatttatatggtaGTATTGTATACAAGCATGagacaacaataaacaaaaaagcGGGATATATTCTGATATCTTTTTCATTTATCATGATGCACATAGAGAATAAGCGTCTatgaaatgagtcgcgttctgagaaaactgggcataatgcatgtgcgtaaagtgtcgtcccagattaatcaggaacgaaactttccgcctaaattagatttttgctaagaagagattttcttcaaacagaaaatatcataaaagcgaagtgtcgtccctgattagcctgtgcggacttcacaggctaatctgagacgacactttacgcacatgctttaaactccattttcacagagcgagactcaatttatttcaaaatgaacatgttcCTGTAATAATATAAAGCAAGAAACAGTTTGGATcactaaaatatacatattaacaaCACAATCAAACAACGACGAAAGCAGATAAAGGAACTtaacacaaacaaaacaagttttaAATCTTTAAACGATTTACAATAACTACGTCAGTATATCTCTACACGTCGACACAATCAACATTCCACAAATCAATGACTAGTTAACTGATCTTTATATAACAAAAACCGCAAAGATAAAACAAATTTGTACAAAATGATTGTTGTTAATGACATGTTATACTAATAACACAAAGATGCGTATCAACATGCCAAACAGTAACATACTAAAACAGATAGCACGGGTTTCATAaccatatattgtttatatatatagaaCCATATAGAACCATATGGGACCCTTAAACATATCTTTAAGAAACGTCATGGCAAAACGAAATCAGTCTACATGACAAAACCTTCTAAAAATACGGCGCCTCCTCAAGCTATCAGTCTGGTTTGTTCATTGGGGTACACAGGGTCGTCAAGATGGCGGACGGCGACAAAGGACTTGACCTCTATCTTGATTTTCGTGAAGTCTCGAACAAAGGTCAGAAAGTAGAGAAGGAACGTTATGGCTGTTATCCATTCTCCGACAGTGCTCACAATATGTTCCACGTACCCCTGTTACATGAATTTAACGATGTACATTAATTCATATAATTATGCTGTGTTATGACAACTAAATATTTAACGTTTTCTTTACAAAAAAACGCTTCAAACAAATTGTAATTCAAAGTTTTGTAGAATATTCTAGTAACATTAGGAAAgatgaagaaaaagaaaaagatgAATCTTCTGTTTAACCGATAATGGCACGAAAGTCACAATACATTATTCTAATTTGCTggtaaataatttatgtttctcTACTAAACATGCTATCTGTGTCAAATAAATTTTCTCAAATGTATAATAAACGTtcttttataaaatgtaaaataagctcTACAGATTTTAAATCGTTCTTTGGTGTTTACATGGGTTGTTCCGTACCGTTAAAGTGAAAAAGAATCgatatgaaatatttaattaagcCAGTGTCAAATACAAGTACAtgaaattaaatgtaaaacatcTTTATAACATTTTACGACCTTTCGAATAGTACCCTTTCTGACAGCATGAAGAcgattcaaatatatgtttactaatatattatattaacattttaatagttGAAAGGGATTATCTGTTTTATCGAAGCAGACCAATAAAGTGCTTACCGGTTCATCTGGTTTCCAATGAAGTTTGTCTTTCGGTGGAATCCTGCGCGAGATGGCAGCACATATAAATGCTTGCCACATTTTAAGGGAAAGTTTATATGCACAGTGGTGTTCATGATTACAACCTAGCAGCATTAACATGTAAAAGCGATGTTTTGTGGAGGCGTTAATGTAGTTAATATGAAATGTTAAATATTGCAAAGTCATACTGAGTACTAATTACAAACTCGTTACatcaatgttaaatttaataCAATCTTAAATCAAAAGAGACGGAATCAATAAACGCTTGTTTGAGCATTCCGATTTGAGTTTCAAAAAGGTCgaacatgttttatattgaaatatgaaGAATTCGCACGGTTAACAGCAAGAGTAAAAAAACACTGAACCTGATAGCCCTTTGTAAAAAACAGAAACTCACAACACTGTACGTTTGCAAACACGCATCCAAAGAGTGTAAGTTATGCCAAAATTAATTGTATTGAAAATGATAATCTGGGGAAATTGTATAAATTGTCAAGGATACTTAACACCATGACGACCAGTGAAACCAATGTCAGTGTCAGTCTGATTCTGGCGATATAGAGGCCGTTGTAGTCCGGGTGCATGTAGTAGGTTAGCCTCGTCTGGAGGGCGGCGTAGACCACGCCCACCCCGAACACAAGCCCCGCCCCCGCGATATGCACGGGCTCCACGAGGGTTTCCTGTGGCATAATAGAAGAAACTCGGAGACTGcgtatgtttttaaaatttaccCGACTTAAATCAAGGAGTTATGTTGTGTTATTAAAAACTGTAGAAGTCGTAAAtaatcatttgtttacatgtgtaaatTATATCGTAACCTAAACAGCACTACAAGATATGTTAGCCATTTTCCGAATTGTATTTTCCAGTAGACAGACATTTATGACACCGGCTTTCGGTTGTTGTACAGGAGTTTgcattaaatcaaataaataaaaaatacaaccaCGAGGTAAAAAAAATTCACATTTGTATTTACCAATGATCGCGCAAAGCTGTCACCGATTGAATCGACTAGTTAGGATAAGTTAAATAAGTTTATAAAACCTGAAGTTTATGGTCCTTTAAACCCGCATTGCAGAAAAACGGgcataaataacttattttagATCCCGAGTTAAATTCAGCATGCTAGATTGCCTGTTTGCGCACGCCAACGAACATTACTGTATAAATACCAGTACAACTATCAATGACATATTACTATCAGTTCTCAGGCGCCCAATGCTATATGGAGTTTTGGTCGGACGGTAAAAAGTCAGCCGGCGGTCCGGTACTCGAGACCGGGACCTCGGTAATTGAGTGAGTGCTCTGTCAGTCAACATCACCCCGTTTTCATCCGGATGCCTATGTACCTTCTAATGAAGTTATGTACCGTTacagttaaaacatttttttacaaacctgaaaatttGCAACAATGCTTAGACCAAGTGACGTTATAATGCCAAGCGCCAAGCCCCACTTGTTCAGACATCGCAGCATCTGGTCGTCCGTGGTGGACAGAGACTCTACCAGCTTATACCGCACATAAACGGTGCACAAACCTGCATTTACATAAGCATACAATTAATTTAAGAAAGTATATTAGCTAATTGCTTTTGTAACATATCCAATTTATATACAAGAACATAACTTAAAATACGATAAGTACATCAGCATTTTCGCGTTAGTTTCCCCTAATCATCCATTTAAGGCACGTGAAGCTAACCAcacttttcattttatttcaaccTTTTAACCTTAGTAACAAATGAAATTTTGCTCTAAGTTCAAAGTTAAGTATTTGTTGTTCGTTTGTTAATGTTTTCCATGAAGCATGCGTTCATATTGAAAAAAATTGCGTCATCGGTAATCTCGCGGTAAATAAATCGTCTTTGGATAagattgtatttaatttttaaaacactCAAATAAACGCCAACTTGTTATATtgaaactttttaataaatataacaaaacaaaaagttcAATCGTCGTTGATATAAGCTTCAGCAGACGAACTTGTTATCACAACATATGATAACTATAAATGGCTGCAAGTTGAAAGGAACGTTGTAAGGATTTGTTGATGAAATTCTTGTAAGCCGATGGCTTCCAAGTAAAATTATTTATAGCTTATACATGTcgtacagaaaataaaaaaaatatgcttgatgtttaaagggatcttttcacggtttggtttattgacaaaattgaaaaaagttgtttcagattcgcaaaatttcgtttttagttatgatatttgtgaggaaacagtattactgaacatttaccatagtccaatatagccattatatgtatcttttttacgatttgaaaacctaaaaattataaagcgttgcaacgcgaaacgattgaataatttggagagttctgttgttgtcgtttaaatttgcgaaactacgaagattgcttatataatgtataaaatgcataaaCTGTGTacacccggcggaatagccgagagggctattGCGTTtaacttcagactaattccaggactccgggggtcactggttcgagccctgataccggctacttttttttcccttttttaaattttattcttgattttttactggagcttttaagatccaatgtttacatttatcaatataaagcatttaatgacaaacttcaaaatatgccaaaatctgtgaaaaggcccctataaaAATAAGCTTGAGAATGAAACCATAAACAATTTCCGCGGAAATAGCTATACCGTTAGAACAAAGATGCCGACTATATTCAAGACTTGGAATAGAAACAAACCTGTCAGTGTCTAAAAGCATTAGAATAAGACGATAACACTTGTTTTCTAAAGAGAATTATTAGATAAATGTTTGCCATTGTTTGCACTGATTATTTCCTAATTGATCAGACTGATGTCTATTGCTGTATATATTGTCCTTGTATATCCACCCAGACACCTTTGAGGGATTGACTTGATGGGTTGTAAGATGCTTCAGATATTGCCGATAAGACGGCACAATTAACACATCCATTTAACAAGCCAAGTAAG from Dreissena polymorpha isolate Duluth1 chromosome 1, UMN_Dpol_1.0, whole genome shotgun sequence carries:
- the LOC127842643 gene encoding DNA damage-regulated autophagy modulator protein 2-like codes for the protein MCLHGMSYLPILLVVLSTATFISTYIIAIYKDDVSADFPYISDTGTKPPESCIFGQFLNISAAICLCTVYVRYKLVESLSTTDDQMLRCLNKWGLALGIITSLGLSIVANFQETLVEPVHIAGAGLVFGVGVVYAALQTRLTYYMHPDYNGLYIARIRLTLTLVSLVVMVLTFICAAISRRIPPKDKLHWKPDEPGYVEHIVSTVGEWITAITFLLYFLTFVRDFTKIKIEVKSFVAVRHLDDPVYPNEQTRLIA